The following are encoded in a window of Halorubrum sp. PV6 genomic DNA:
- a CDS encoding PAS domain S-box protein codes for MSMASVTIRVLHVDDDRDFADLTATLLKRVDDCFSVDTAPNADAALDKLADSQFDCVVSDYDMPGENGLNLLGAVRDQYSDLPFILFTGKGSEEVASEAISAGVTDYLQKEPGTEQYTVLANRIRNVVDRSRAQAEQQRQLDAIETAREGISILNENRRFVYVNQAYADIYGYSSDELIGKSWELLYRDEDREKIRTKILPTVESEGYWSGETIGLRADRETFIEDHALALTDSDELICTVRDATTETEQEQELEEAQARLEALFEYSPDMITIHDADGIIRDVNRRFCEELDYNQAEIIGEGVWTVDPSIDQEDLRAQLAATETGERFRVGTEFQRQDGLTVPVEVHVVRLDLADSDRFVALSRDITSQKEREQRLQALHGTMYELLAAESREEIAEIGVEAAREIIGLDANVCNLYDADRDVLVPVSSTSEVDDLIGSPPTFPHGDGIAWRAFEQGEAQAIDDIRTDPDIFNPETLIRSELHLPLDDHGILIAGSPTVAAFDEEDLVLGKLLAKGIVVALDTFKQTQRLQEREAELTRQNEQLEQFASFVSHDLKNPLAVAEGYLELAREDCESDSLDTVAEAHGRMRTLINDILTLTRDIGSNADRSSVSLNNLCTECWDNIETKRATLDNHIAKPIQADRSQLKRLLINLFQNAVEHGGDDVTVTVGDLPDGFYVEDDGSGIPADEQADVFESGYSTTTDGTGLGLAIVNEVVESHNWNIHATEDSSGGARFEITDDQLGG; via the coding sequence ATGAGTATGGCCTCCGTGACCATTCGTGTCCTCCACGTCGACGACGACCGTGACTTTGCAGATCTCACGGCGACACTTCTCAAACGTGTGGATGACTGCTTCAGCGTCGACACCGCACCGAACGCAGATGCCGCTCTTGACAAACTTGCCGATAGCCAGTTTGACTGTGTCGTCTCTGATTATGATATGCCCGGAGAAAACGGGCTAAACCTTCTCGGTGCTGTACGAGACCAGTATTCGGATCTGCCATTCATTTTGTTTACTGGAAAGGGGTCTGAAGAAGTCGCAAGTGAGGCAATTTCTGCTGGTGTTACTGATTATCTACAAAAAGAGCCCGGCACTGAGCAGTATACTGTCTTGGCGAATCGCATTCGGAATGTCGTTGATCGATCGCGGGCACAAGCTGAACAACAACGCCAACTTGATGCGATCGAAACAGCACGTGAAGGCATCAGTATACTCAACGAAAACCGCCGCTTTGTCTATGTAAACCAAGCATACGCCGATATTTATGGGTACAGTTCGGATGAACTCATCGGCAAGAGTTGGGAACTGTTGTATCGCGATGAAGATCGCGAAAAAATTCGGACTAAAATCTTACCAACTGTTGAGTCTGAGGGGTACTGGAGTGGGGAAACAATCGGCCTTCGAGCCGATAGGGAGACGTTTATTGAAGATCATGCCCTTGCGTTGACCGACAGCGACGAACTCATCTGTACGGTCCGTGATGCGACTACCGAAACTGAACAGGAACAGGAACTCGAGGAAGCACAAGCTCGTCTCGAAGCGTTGTTCGAGTATTCCCCGGATATGATCACCATACACGATGCGGACGGCATTATCCGCGATGTGAACCGGCGATTCTGCGAAGAACTCGACTACAATCAAGCAGAAATTATCGGAGAGGGTGTGTGGACGGTCGATCCATCTATCGATCAAGAAGATCTCCGTGCACAGTTAGCTGCTACAGAGACTGGTGAACGGTTCCGAGTTGGGACTGAATTCCAGCGGCAGGATGGATTGACAGTCCCCGTCGAAGTCCACGTTGTGCGGCTTGATTTGGCTGATAGCGATCGGTTCGTTGCGCTCTCGCGTGATATTACTAGTCAAAAAGAACGCGAGCAACGGTTGCAGGCCCTTCATGGGACGATGTATGAACTGCTGGCTGCAGAGTCTCGTGAGGAAATCGCCGAGATAGGCGTTGAAGCCGCCCGAGAGATCATTGGGTTAGATGCAAATGTTTGCAATCTCTATGATGCTGATCGAGATGTGTTAGTACCAGTGAGTAGCACGTCAGAAGTTGACGATCTTATTGGATCTCCGCCGACGTTTCCTCATGGAGATGGTATTGCATGGCGAGCTTTTGAACAGGGCGAGGCACAGGCAATCGACGATATCCGGACAGATCCTGACATATTCAACCCGGAAACACTAATCCGGAGTGAACTTCATCTCCCACTTGACGATCATGGAATTTTGATTGCGGGATCACCAACTGTGGCTGCGTTTGATGAGGAGGATCTCGTTCTTGGAAAGTTGCTTGCCAAAGGGATCGTAGTTGCGTTAGACACGTTCAAACAGACGCAGCGGCTCCAAGAAAGAGAAGCGGAGTTGACACGGCAGAATGAACAGCTCGAGCAGTTTGCAAGTTTCGTCTCACATGATTTGAAAAATCCGCTGGCCGTTGCAGAAGGATACCTTGAACTTGCCCGGGAAGACTGCGAAAGCGATAGTCTCGACACTGTCGCTGAGGCTCATGGCCGGATGCGTACCTTGATCAACGACATCCTCACACTGACGCGTGATATAGGTTCGAATGCGGATCGCTCGTCAGTATCGCTCAACAATCTCTGTACGGAGTGTTGGGATAACATCGAAACAAAGCGTGCAACACTGGATAACCACATTGCGAAGCCCATCCAAGCCGATCGAAGTCAACTCAAGCGACTCTTGATAAACCTCTTTCAGAACGCCGTTGAACACGGTGGAGACGACGTAACCGTTACTGTTGGTGATCTTCCAGACGGGTTCTACGTGGAAGACGATGGCAGTGGTATTCCGGCTGACGAGCAGGCCGATGTCTTCGAATCCGGATACTCAACGACGACAGATGGGACCGGATTGGGGCTAGCAATCGTAAACGAAGTCGTTGAGTCCCACAACTGGAACATCCACGCCACCGAGGACTCCAGTGGTGGGGCCCGGTTTGAGATCACTGATGACCAGCTCGGCGGTTAA
- a CDS encoding ribbon-helix-helix domain-containing protein yields the protein MSTDAGENGDGDMVKLNVKVPKRLLEEIDEMAEELEYTNRSEFIREVLRDTTEPILTPGAQESVSEGYADVAAGRTMSTDEARERLGIDD from the coding sequence ATGAGCACTGACGCGGGAGAGAACGGCGATGGGGACATGGTCAAACTCAACGTGAAGGTGCCGAAGCGGCTTCTTGAAGAAATCGACGAGATGGCCGAGGAGTTGGAGTACACCAACCGCTCGGAGTTCATCCGTGAGGTACTGCGCGACACCACAGAGCCGATTCTGACGCCCGGCGCGCAGGAAAGCGTTTCAGAGGGCTACGCGGATGTCGCAGCGGGACGGACGATGTCCACGGACGAGGCCCGAGAACGCCTCGGAATCGACGACTGA